The nucleotide sequence TATCCTTCGAAATGTAAACATTACCGATTCTAAGTACAAAACAAAAGGATTGTTAAACGGAACCATTTCGCACAATAAATTAAAAAACTGGAATATCGATGCTAAATTGTCGTCAGGTAATTTATTGGCACTAGATATCGATTATAAAGAAGGAACCCCTTATTATGGAACAGCTTTTATCGATGGGTCTGCAACCATTAAAGGGCCGGTTGAAAGCCTGGTGGTTAGTATTGAAGCCAAATCGCAAAAAGGAACAAAAATTAAAATTCCGTTAGATGATGCCGGTGGTGTTGGAGACAATAATTTTGTACATTTTTTATCGCCCGAAGAAAAAGCCAATCGTTTAAAAGGTATCGAAACCGTGATAAACAACAATCATTTTGGTGGTGTACAGCTTAATTTTGAATTCTACATTACACCCGATGCCGAAATTGAAATTCTTTTAGATCGAGCCTCAGGACACGGAATGAAAGGCAGCGGTGCTGGTTTTATAACTATGGAAATAAATACCTTAGGAAGATTTAATATGTGGGGCGATTTTCAGGTGTACGAAGGTGAATACAACTTTAAATACGGCGGCATTATCGATAAAAAACTCGATGTGGTAAAATACGGAACCATTCGTTGGGATGGCGAGCCTTTAAATGCCATTTTAGATTTACAGGCCGTTTATAAAACACAAGCAAATCCGGGATTGATTATAGAAAGTTCTGAAATTAACCGTAAGGTTGATACCGAAGTAAATATTGTTTTACAAGGAAATTTAAGTAATCCTGAAATCGATTTCCTAATTAATTTTCCCAACGTAAGTTCAAGCATCAAATCAGAAATAGAATATAAATTAGCCGATAAAGATACTCGCGAAACTCAGGCAATGGCATTATTGGCTACCGGTGGTTTTATCACTGCAACAACTGGTGGTAATGCGGTTTACGGCAGCTTATTTGAACGTGCCAGCAGCCTGTTCGACGATTTATTTTCTGATGATGAAGGTAAATTCCGCGTTGGTTTAAATTATTCGCAAGGAGAACGTAACCCATTAAATGAAAATGCAGATGCAGCACGGGTAGGTGTAACGTTATCTACAAAAATTAACGACCGTATTTTGGTAAACAGTAAATTAGGCGTTCCGGTGGGCGGACGCGAAGAAAACGTTATTGTGGGCGATGTGGAAGTTCAATTACTTTTAAACGACGACGGTTCGTTACGTGCACGTGTTTTTAATCGTGAAGACTATCTTAATTATCTTGGCGAAGGTATTGGATATAAACAAGGTGTTGGTTTAACGTATGAAGTCGATTTTAATACTTTTAAAGAATTACTAAAAAAAATATTGACCACTGCCGATAAACGTGAGAAGGAGAAGGAAAAAGAAAAGCAAAAACAGCAACAAAACACCAAGAATAGCACTCCTGATGACGATTACGGTGTAGAATTTTTGAAGTTTCAGGAAAAACGCCGAGAAGACAGCTCCAAAAAAATCAAAGAAAAGCCAGAACCTAAATAGATTCTGGCTTTTTCAATTTATTTTGTATCTTTAAGATATTAAAAACAGATATGAAATAAAATAAAAGTAATTTTATCAAACCACATAGAAATATAGTAATATGACTTAATTTACGGAGAGTTCTATACAAACATACTTTATAAACGACGTTTAAAAAACTATGTATATTTATGTATTCTCTAATTATCTATATTTTCTATGACGCTATGTGGTTAAAAAGTTAAATCACTTCGATAGTAAGAATACTTATGAAATCAAACAAAATTAAAAAAATAGCCGTTTTAACTTCAGGTGGCGATGCACCGGGAATGAATGCTGCTATCAGAGCAGTGGTACGGGCTTGTACCTATTATGAAATTGCCTGCTACGGTGTATTTCGTGGTTTTCAAGGTTTGATAGAGGATGACTTAGAAGAAATGGGACCTCGCGATGTAAAATACATCATATCAAAAGGTGGAACCATTTTAAAATCGGCGCGATCAAAAGAATTTATGACCGTTGAAGGTCGAAAAAAAGCCTATAAAAATATTCAAAAATATCAGATTGATGCACTGATAATCATTGGTGGCGACGGTAGTTTTACGGGTGGAATGATGCTTTCTAAAGAATTTAATATTCCTGTGATCGGTATTCCCGGTACTATTGACAACGATATTTACGGTACATCGCACACCATTGGTTACGACACTGCTTTAAATACGGTGATTGATGCTGTTGATAAAATCCGTGATACGGCAACATCGCACAAACGCATCTTTTTTGTGGAAGTTATGGGACGCGATGCCGGTTTTATTGCTTTAAATTCAGGAATAGGAGCAGGAGCAGAAGAAATTTTAATTCCCGAAGAAAACATTGGTTTACCTAAATTGTTAGAGAAACTGAAACGAAGTAAAGCTTCCGGAAAATCGAGCTGTATTGTAATAGTTGCCGAAGGCGAAAAATCGGGTAAAAATGTTTTTGAATTAAGCGATTATGTAGAAGAACATTTACCGGAATACGATGTACGAGTATCTGTAATCGGACACATTCAGCGTGGCGGATCGCCAAGTTGTTTTGATCGGGTGTTGGCAAGCCGATCTGGCGTTGCAGCTGTGGAAGCGTTGTTAAAAGGCGAAGAAAACGTAATGATTGGTCTTCAAAACGATTTAATGGCTTATACTCCGCTGGAAAAAGCAGTGAAAGGCGAAGCAAAAATCGACGATGAATTAATAAGAATATCAGATATATTATCAATCTAAATTATGGAAAAAGTAAAAATTGGAATAAACGGTTTTGGAAGAATAGGAAGATTGGTTTTACGCGAATCATTTGAACGTAACGATGTGGAAATTGTAGCAATAAACGATTTAATGGAAATTGATTTGTTGGCATATCTTTTAAAATTCGATTCGGTTCACGGAACATTCAAAAAAGAAATTTCTATAGATGGATCAAATTTGATTATCGATGGAAAAAAAATACGAGTTACCGCAGAAAAAGATCCATCGTTATTAAAATGGAACGAAGTAGGTGTAGAAATTGTTGCAGATTGTTCGGGTGTTTTTAAAACACTAGACAAAGCCGGTTTGCATTTACAGGCAGGTGCGAAAAAAGTGGTAATTTCATCGCCATCAGACGATATTCCAATGTTTGTAATGGGTGTTAACGAGGAAAAAATTACCACAAACGATACCGTTTTATCAAACGCTTCGTGCACCACCAACTGTTTGGCACCTATTGCTAAAATATTAAACGATGAATTCGGAATTGTAGAAGGATTAATGACCACTGTTCACGCGGCAACAGCATCGCAATTGGTTGTTGATGGTGCTTCTAAAAAAGATTTCCGTGGCGGTCGATCTGCTTTAAATAACATTATTCCGGCAAGTACAGGTGCAGCAAAAGCAGTTACCAAGGTAATTCCCGAATTAGAAGGAAAGTTAACCGGAATGGCATTTCGCATACCAACGCCGAATGTTTCGGTGGTAGATTTAACCGTTAAGCTGGCAAAACCAACAACCTACGGTAATTTAATGAATGTTTTTAAAAAAGCATCAGAAACCAATTATAAAGGAATTTTAGGTTTTACAAACGAACCGGTTGTTTCGCAAGATTTTCTATCAGATACACGCACATCAATCATCGATGCCGATGCCGGAATTGCCTTAAACGATACCTTTTTTAAAATTGTATCGTGGTACGATAACGAGTATGGTTATTCTGCCAAACTTTTAGACTTAATTGTTTATGTGAATGGTTTAAAAGAATAAATTATCTAACAGTGTCAAAGTTCTAAACTTTGACACTGTTTTTTATATTCAGCAATTCAACATTACAATATACATTCTACAGCAGAAAAACATCCATCATCCAACACCTAACATCATTTTCTCTTCTAAGTTTAGGTATTATTACATAAATTAACGTATTTTGTGCTTGAATTTAAATCGGACATTTTTTATGAAATTTGTAGTTGACAGCGGTTCTACCAAAGCAGATTGGTTGTTATTTAACAACAAGCAATATTTAGGCGTTTACAATACGTTGGGATTAAATCCGGAGGTATTGAATACCGATGTGTTGGTAGAACGAATCTTGCAAAACGAAGAAATTGCCAATTTACGAACGGCTATTAAAAAAATTTACTTTTACGGATCGGGCTGTAGCACAACGCATTCTAAAAAAGTA is from Flavobacterium dauae and encodes:
- the pfkA gene encoding 6-phosphofructokinase, with product MKSNKIKKIAVLTSGGDAPGMNAAIRAVVRACTYYEIACYGVFRGFQGLIEDDLEEMGPRDVKYIISKGGTILKSARSKEFMTVEGRKKAYKNIQKYQIDALIIIGGDGSFTGGMMLSKEFNIPVIGIPGTIDNDIYGTSHTIGYDTALNTVIDAVDKIRDTATSHKRIFFVEVMGRDAGFIALNSGIGAGAEEILIPEENIGLPKLLEKLKRSKASGKSSCIVIVAEGEKSGKNVFELSDYVEEHLPEYDVRVSVIGHIQRGGSPSCFDRVLASRSGVAAVEALLKGEENVMIGLQNDLMAYTPLEKAVKGEAKIDDELIRISDILSI
- the gap gene encoding type I glyceraldehyde-3-phosphate dehydrogenase, yielding MEKVKIGINGFGRIGRLVLRESFERNDVEIVAINDLMEIDLLAYLLKFDSVHGTFKKEISIDGSNLIIDGKKIRVTAEKDPSLLKWNEVGVEIVADCSGVFKTLDKAGLHLQAGAKKVVISSPSDDIPMFVMGVNEEKITTNDTVLSNASCTTNCLAPIAKILNDEFGIVEGLMTTVHAATASQLVVDGASKKDFRGGRSALNNIIPASTGAAKAVTKVIPELEGKLTGMAFRIPTPNVSVVDLTVKLAKPTTYGNLMNVFKKASETNYKGILGFTNEPVVSQDFLSDTRTSIIDADAGIALNDTFFKIVSWYDNEYGYSAKLLDLIVYVNGLKE